One Camelina sativa cultivar DH55 chromosome 3, Cs, whole genome shotgun sequence genomic window carries:
- the LOC104778944 gene encoding uncharacterized protein At4g02000-like: protein MNEVLKTGVWTQDDWGMVMDKWVENPPPEYLMFLPVWIRLRNIPVNHYTKDTISRFAEYVGRILDFPFDVEEAQSKDYVRVRVLLDVSRRLRNSKGLQLPNGSVVSVGIDYERIRKRCFQCQRMTHDKTCCPFTTKNPITPLGENIADSTNDARHGKSLDLRFKMLILPLFKQQRS, encoded by the coding sequence ATGAATGAGGTTCTTAAGACAGGGGTTTGGACGCAAGATGATTGGGGTATGGTCATGGATAAATGGGTTGAAAATCCCCCTCCAGAGTATTTGATGTTTCTTCCGGTATGGATTCGGCTGCGCAACATCCCGGTTAATCACTATACTAAGGATACAATTTCAAGGTTTGCGGAGTATGTGGGTCGCATACTAGATTTTCCATTTGATGTGGAGGAAGCTCAAAGTAAAGACTATGTACGGGTTCGGGTTCTTTTAGATGTATCGAGGAGGTTGAGAAATTCTAAAGGGCTTCAATTACCAAACGGGTCAGTAGTTTCAgttggaattgattatgagcgAATCCGTAAAAGATGCTTTCAGTGTCAAAGAATGACTCATGATAAAACTTGCTGCCCTTTCACTACTAAGAATCCTATAACTCCGTTGGGTGAGAATATTGCTGACTCTACTAATGATGCAAGGCATGGAAAAAGTTTAGATCTTCGGTTCAAGATGTTAATTCTTCCGTTGTTCAAACAACAAAGGTCTTAG